Proteins co-encoded in one Astyanax mexicanus isolate ESR-SI-001 chromosome 1, AstMex3_surface, whole genome shotgun sequence genomic window:
- the cwc15 gene encoding protein CWC15 homolog, which produces MTTAARPTFEPARGGRGKGEGDLSALSKQYSSRDLPGHTKIKYRQPTQDAPEEIRNRDFRRELEERERVAVKGRERGAREHTTSSSSSSSSKRPRLDQIPAANLDADDPLTDDEDDSDSDSDSDDDTAALLAELEKIKKERAEEQEKKEREQKAEEERIRMENILSGNPLLNLAGQQQQQQQQQHTQSQSSFSVKRRWDDDVVFKNCAKGVDESRKEKRFINDTLRSEFHKKFMEKYVK; this is translated from the exons ATGACCACAGCAGCGCGGCCAACGTTTGAGCCCGCCAGAGGGGGGCGGGGAAAAGGAGAGGGTGATTTGAGTGCGCTCTCTAAACAGTACTCTAGCAGAGACCTGCCTGGACATACCAAAATCAAATACAG GCAGCCCACACAGGATGCTCCTGAGGAGATCCGCAACCGTGACTTCAGGCGTGAgctggaggagagagaaagagtcgcagtgaagggcagagagagaggagcCAGGG AGCATACCacatcctcttcctcatcttcatcctccAAACGACCAAGACTTGATCAGATTCCCGCAGCTAATCTTGATGCAGATGACCCGCTTACAGAT gacGAGGATGACTCTGATTCCGACTCTGACAGTGATGACGACACTGCCGCCCTGCTGGCTGAACTGGAGAAAATCAAGAAGGAAAGAGCAGAAGAGCAGGAAAAGAAG GAGCGAGAGCAGAAGGCTGAAGAGGAGAGGATCAGAATGGAAAATATTCTCAGTGGGAATCCACTACTGAACCTTGCCggacaacaacaacagcagcaacagcagcaacacacacagAGCCAAAGCAGCTTCAGCGTTAAACGCAG GTGGGACGATGATGTGGTGTTTAAGAACTGCGCTAAAGGAGTGGATGAATCTCGGAAGGAAAAGCGATTCATTAACGACACGCTGCGCTCAGAGTTCCACAAAAAATTTATGGAGAAATACGTCAAATAG